One region of Cydia pomonella isolate Wapato2018A chromosome 9, ilCydPomo1, whole genome shotgun sequence genomic DNA includes:
- the LOC133521292 gene encoding NECAP-like protein CG9132 isoform X3, translating into MRLVSKGEELVMKLEDKTSGQLFAKCPIDKYPGVALESVTDSSRYFVVKIQDDNGRSAYIGLGFGDRSDSFDLNVALQDHFKWLRKEQEGPAAPAQQLDLGFKDGETIKINMKITKKDGSDTKPRRGVGAAAGGGLLPPPPGGSRLPPPPSPQHAASPAVPAAPATSEWGDYNSASAPSQQATTPASQQNWVQF; encoded by the exons ATGAGGCTGGTTTCGAAAGGGGAGGAATTGGTAATGAAGCTAGAAGATAAAACATCTGGCCAGCTTTTTGCTAAATGCCCTATCGATAAATATCCGGGGGTGGCTCTCGAATCTGTGACGGACAGCTCACGTTACTTTGTTGTAAAGATTCAGGATGATAATG GTCGCAGTGCTTACATTGGACTGGGATTTGGTGACAGGTCTGACTCTTTTGACCTTAATGTGGCCCTTCAAGACCATTTTAAATGGCTAAGAAAAGAACAGGAAGGCCCTGCTGCCCCTGCACAGCAACTAGACCTTGGTTTCAAGGATGGAGAGACAATTAAGATCAACATGAAAATTACT AAAAAAGACGGTTCAGACACGAAGCCCCGCCGCGGCGTGGGTGCCGCTGCGGGCGGTGGgctgctgccgccgccgccgggagGCTCGCgcctgccgccgccgccgtcgccgcaGCACGCGGCCTCGCCCGCCGTGCCTGCCGCTCCCGCGACCTCGGAGTGGGGCGATTACAACTCTGCTAG tgctCCAAGCCAACAGGCGACGACTCCAGCCAGTCAGCAGAACTGGGTTCAATTTTGA
- the LOC133521292 gene encoding NECAP-like protein CG9132 isoform X2: MKSLFLKYPLKLQTEDIDKKWVFFRAADWNLQEPQWTGRMRLVSKGEELVMKLEDKTSGQLFAKCPIDKYPGVALESVTDSSRYFVVKIQDDNGRSAYIGLGFGDRSDSFDLNVALQDHFKWLRKEQEGPAAPAQQLDLGFKDGETIKINMKITKKDGSDTKPRRGVGAAAGGGLLPPPPGGSRLPPPPSPQHAASPAVPAAPATSEWGDYNSASAPSQQATTPASQQNWVQF, from the exons ATGAAgtctttgtttttaaaataccccCTAAAACTACAAACAGAGGATATAG ATAAAAAGTGGGTGTTTTTTAGGGCAGCAGATTGGAACCTGCAAGAGCCACAATGGACTGGTCGCATGAGGCTGGTTTCGAAAGGGGAGGAATTGGTAATGAAGCTAGAAGATAAAACATCTGGCCAGCTTTTTGCTAAATGCCCTATCGATAAATATCCGGGGGTGGCTCTCGAATCTGTGACGGACAGCTCACGTTACTTTGTTGTAAAGATTCAGGATGATAATG GTCGCAGTGCTTACATTGGACTGGGATTTGGTGACAGGTCTGACTCTTTTGACCTTAATGTGGCCCTTCAAGACCATTTTAAATGGCTAAGAAAAGAACAGGAAGGCCCTGCTGCCCCTGCACAGCAACTAGACCTTGGTTTCAAGGATGGAGAGACAATTAAGATCAACATGAAAATTACT AAAAAAGACGGTTCAGACACGAAGCCCCGCCGCGGCGTGGGTGCCGCTGCGGGCGGTGGgctgctgccgccgccgccgggagGCTCGCgcctgccgccgccgccgtcgccgcaGCACGCGGCCTCGCCCGCCGTGCCTGCCGCTCCCGCGACCTCGGAGTGGGGCGATTACAACTCTGCTAG tgctCCAAGCCAACAGGCGACGACTCCAGCCAGTCAGCAGAACTGGGTTCAATTTTGA
- the LOC133521292 gene encoding NECAP-like protein CG9132 isoform X1, which produces MDTYESVILVKNEVFVFKIPPKTTNRGYRAADWNLQEPQWTGRMRLVSKGEELVMKLEDKTSGQLFAKCPIDKYPGVALESVTDSSRYFVVKIQDDNGRSAYIGLGFGDRSDSFDLNVALQDHFKWLRKEQEGPAAPAQQLDLGFKDGETIKINMKITKKDGSDTKPRRGVGAAAGGGLLPPPPGGSRLPPPPSPQHAASPAVPAAPATSEWGDYNSASAPSQQATTPASQQNWVQF; this is translated from the exons ATGGATACATACGAGAGTGTGATACTCGTAAAAAATGAAgtctttgtttttaaaataccccCTAAAACTACAAACAGAGGATATAG GGCAGCAGATTGGAACCTGCAAGAGCCACAATGGACTGGTCGCATGAGGCTGGTTTCGAAAGGGGAGGAATTGGTAATGAAGCTAGAAGATAAAACATCTGGCCAGCTTTTTGCTAAATGCCCTATCGATAAATATCCGGGGGTGGCTCTCGAATCTGTGACGGACAGCTCACGTTACTTTGTTGTAAAGATTCAGGATGATAATG GTCGCAGTGCTTACATTGGACTGGGATTTGGTGACAGGTCTGACTCTTTTGACCTTAATGTGGCCCTTCAAGACCATTTTAAATGGCTAAGAAAAGAACAGGAAGGCCCTGCTGCCCCTGCACAGCAACTAGACCTTGGTTTCAAGGATGGAGAGACAATTAAGATCAACATGAAAATTACT AAAAAAGACGGTTCAGACACGAAGCCCCGCCGCGGCGTGGGTGCCGCTGCGGGCGGTGGgctgctgccgccgccgccgggagGCTCGCgcctgccgccgccgccgtcgccgcaGCACGCGGCCTCGCCCGCCGTGCCTGCCGCTCCCGCGACCTCGGAGTGGGGCGATTACAACTCTGCTAG tgctCCAAGCCAACAGGCGACGACTCCAGCCAGTCAGCAGAACTGGGTTCAATTTTGA